CATGGCCGGATGGGGGGTAAGTGCTTCTTTCCAGCGTAGGCAGGCACGTGTCCGGATTGATTCATACCCTTGAGAAGCAGGATCACCCGATGCGATGGATCGTTACGACGCCGTGCTGGTGGGTGCGGGAATGATGAGTTCAACCCTGGCTTCATTGCTGCATGCTCTTGACCCTGAGATGCGCTTGCTGATGGTTGAGCGTCTCGAGGCACCTGCTCTGGAGAGCAGTGCCGCGGTCAACAATGCCGGCACCGGCCATGCCGCGAATTGTGAGCTCAATTACACCCCTCAGCAGGCCGATGGAACAGTGTCCACCGATAAAGCCCTGGGGATCAATGCAGCGTTCGAGCGAAGTCTCGAGTTCTGGGCATCCCTCACAGAACGGGGAATTCTGAATCCAGACAGCTTCCTTCACTTGGTGCCCCATCTCAGTTTTGTCTGGGGACAGGAGGACGTGGCGTTTCTTCAACAGCGGCATCGTCAGTTGAGTGCCCTGCCGGCCTTCGCAGCCATGCACTGGAGCACAGATGCCGGGCAGATCGGCAACTGGATGCCTTTGGTGATGGAAGGGCGTCGTGCTGGTCAACCGATTGCCGCTACCCGTATCGAGCGTGGGCTCGATCTTGATTTCGGGGCCCTGACCAGGGCATTGCTGCTGCCGTTGCAGACAGCGGGTGCTCTGCAGGTGGTGTACGGCACGTCAGTGCAGGGACTCAAACGACCGCTGACGGAGTCGATGACCCGCTGTGACTGGCAGCTTGAGCTGCGCGGTCCGTCGGGCCGACGCAAGGTGCAGGCTCCATTTGTGTTTCTCGGTGCTGGTGGTGGTGCTCTTCCATTGCTGCAGAGCAGTGGTATCCCTGAGGCAGCCGACTATGCCGGCTTCCCCGTGAGCGGCCAGTGGCTGGTGTGCGGCGAGCCTGCACTGGTGGAGCGGCACCACGCCAAGGTGTATGGCAAAGCGAAGGTGGGAGCACCGCCGATGTCGGTGCCCCATCTGGATA
Above is a window of Synechococcus sp. BIOS-U3-1 DNA encoding:
- a CDS encoding malate:quinone oxidoreductase; this encodes MDRYDAVLVGAGMMSSTLASLLHALDPEMRLLMVERLEAPALESSAAVNNAGTGHAANCELNYTPQQADGTVSTDKALGINAAFERSLEFWASLTERGILNPDSFLHLVPHLSFVWGQEDVAFLQQRHRQLSALPAFAAMHWSTDAGQIGNWMPLVMEGRRAGQPIAATRIERGLDLDFGALTRALLLPLQTAGALQVVYGTSVQGLKRPLTESMTRCDWQLELRGPSGRRKVQAPFVFLGAGGGALPLLQSSGIPEAADYAGFPVSGQWLVCGEPALVERHHAKVYGKAKVGAPPMSVPHLDTRWIDGKRSLLFGPYAGFSSKFLKTGSLLDLPLSVRPANLLPMLQVGVHNLPLVKYLINQLRQSEADRMDAVRAFLPEANAEHWSLSVAGQRVQIIKRTPDGGRLQMGTEVVSAADGSLAALLGASPGASTSVQIMVEVLERCFASKLATQAWQERLQQLIPSYRRDLNSDAELLMRTRERTDALLGLSV